The Streptomyces sp. NBC_00435 nucleotide sequence GTGGGGGATCGTCTCCGGCATCGTCCTGGGCCTCCTCGTGATCGCGGCCCGCCCCGCCTTCATCCCGCTCTTCACCAGCGACCCGGCGGTCGAGGACGCCTTGCTGCCGGCCCTGCTCGTGGTCGCCCTCTCCCAGCCCGTCTCCGGCATCGTCTTCATCCTCGACGGTGTCCTGATGGGTGCGGGGGACGGCCGCTACCTGGCCTGGGCCATGCTGCTGACCCTCGCGGTCTTTACCCCTGCCGCCTTGCTCGTACCGACCGTGGGAGGCGGGCTGACGGCCCTCTGGTGCGCCATGACGCTGATGATGCTCGTCCGGATGGTCACCCTCCAGCTGCGAGCCCGCTCGGGCCGCTGGCTGGTCGCGGGGGCCACCCGGTAGGCCGCACCCGCCGTGGGCGATGTTTCACGTGAAACATCGCCCATCACGTGAAACATCGGCAACGACGAAGGGCCGCACCCCCGTGGGGGTGCGGCCCTTCATGCGCAGCCCTTAGGCGGCGACGACCTCGATGCCAACGGTCGCGGCCACGTCGGCGTGCAGACGCACGGAGACCTGGTACGAACCGAGGGTCTTGATCGGGGAGCCCAGCTCGACGCGGCGCTTGTCGACCTTCGGGCCACCGGACGCCTCGATCGCCGTGGCGATGTCGGAGGGCGTGACGGAACCGAAGAGACGACCGGCGTCACCCGCGCGGGTGGCCAGACGGACCTTGACGTTCTCGAGCTTGGCCTTGAACTCGTTGGCCTGCTCGATGGTCGCGATCTCGTGGATCTTGCGGGCGCGGCGGATCTGCGCCACGTCCTTCTCGCCACCCTTGGTCCAGCGGATCGCGAAACCACGCGGGACCAGGTAGTTGCGAGCGTAACCGTCCTTGACGTCGACGACATCGCCGGCGGTGCCGAGGCCAGAGACCTCGTGGGTCAGGATGATCTTCATTATTCGGTCACCCTTTCCTTATCGCGCGGTGGACGTGTAGGGCAGCAGTGCCATCTCACGGCTGTTCTTGACTGCCGTGGCGACGTCACGCTGGTGCTGCGTGCAGTTGCCGGTAACGCGGCGGGCACGGATCTTGCCACGGTCGGAAATGAACTTCCGCAGCATGTTCGTGTCCTTGTAGTCCACGTACGCGGTCTTGTCCTTGCAGAACGCGCAGACCTTCTTCTTAGGCTTGCGCACAGGCGGCTTCGCCATTGTGTCTCTCCTGTGAAATCAAGAAGTGGGGGTGCGAGCTGCCCTAGAAGGGCGGCTCGTCCGAGTAGCCACCGCCGGAGCCGCCGGAGCTTCCGCCCCAACCGCCACCGCCGCCGCCCTGCTGCTGACCGCCGGCCGGCGCACTGGACGCCCAGGGGTCGTCGGAGGGAGCTCCGCCGCCCTGGGGAGCGGCGCCGCCACTGGGGGCTCCGCCCCAGTTGCCACCGCCGCCGCCCTGCTGCTGACCGCCGCCACCGCCGCCGTATCCACCCTGGCCACCGCGACCGGTGGTCTTGGCGACCTTGGCCGTGGCGTTCTTCAGGCTGGGGCCGACTTCCTCGACGTCCAGCTCGTAGACCGTGCGCTTGACACCCTCACGGTCCTCGTAGGACCGCTGCTTCAGCCGGCCCTGCACGATGACGCGCATGCCTCGCTGAAGGGACTCGGCGACGTTTTCCGCCGCCTGACGCCAGACCGAGCAGGTCAGGAACAGGCTTTCGCCGTCCTTCCACTCATTGGTCTGCTTGTCGAAGGTGCGGGGAGTGGACGCGACACGGAACTTCGCGACCGCCGCACCCGAGGGGGTGAAGCGCAGCTCGGGGTCGTCGACGAGATTGCCGACGACCGTGATGACGGTCTCGCCTGCCATGGATGAACCTCTCGGCGGGGATTGCTGCTGGGCTGCTGTGCTACTCGGTCCCGATTACCGCTGAACCGAAGTTCAGTGGGTCTCGGGGCGGAGGACCTTGGTCCGGAGAACCGACTCGTTCAGGTTCAGCTGTCGGTCAAGCTCCTTGACGACCGCAGGCTCGGCCTGGAGGTCGATGACCGAGTAGATGCCCTCGGGCTTCTTCTTGATCTCGTAAGCGAGACGACGACGGCCCCAGGTGTCGACCTTCTCGACCTTTCCGTTGCCCTCACGGACGACAGAAAGGAAGTTCTCGATCAGCGGGGAGACAGCGCGCTCCTCGAGATCGGGGTCGAGGATGACCATCACTTCGTAGTGACGCATGTGGAACCCACCTCCTTTGGACTCAGCGGCCACGGTCGTTCCGTGGCAGGAGGGTCGTGATGCGTGCGCACGGCATCTGCAGAGCAGACACCGCGCAGCTGTACAGACTACCTCCTCGACTCCTTCCGGTTGAAATCCGGCACCAGGAGGCCACAATCTGTATTCATCGGGTGTGCTCGGTGCTATGCCCCCGGCCGCTGCCGGAGGAGGCCCCGCAGCACCGCTCTGCTGCAGCCAGGAGGTGCCTTCCGATGGCACAGGCAATGCGTCCTCAGTCCTCCATCTCGCTCTTCGCGACCGACGGCAAGCCCCATCCGCTCCAGGACGCCCTGGTGGCGGTCACTCTGGTCCTCGGTGCCGTGGCGTTCGTCACGGCCTTCTTCCACAATCTGCACCTGCTCACCTCGTGGACCGGGCTGATCGGGATCATCACCGGCCTCTACGGCCAGTTCATCTCGGCGACGACACGCGAGCGCTTCGCGTTGATCCTCGGCCTCGGCGCCTCGGCCATCGGCTTCTTCCTCGGCATGGCGCACGGCGGTCTCTTCGGCGGCTGGCTGGGCTGAGCGGGTACCTCCGCGACGGGGCGCCGGCCTCCCACCGGCCCGGGCCCGGCCCGTCCCCCAGATGGGTGGCGCCCTTGTCGCAGTAGGCTTCGCGCCATAGCCAGCGAAGCCGCCGGAGGAGACGCCCCGCATGAGCCTGTCCCTGAGGACCATCAGCCGAGAGCAGCATCTGGGCTATCTCCAGAGTCTGCCCTCGGCGAGCCACTGCCAGGTCCCGGCGTGGGCCGACGTGAAGAACGAGTGGCGTTCCGAGAACCTCGGATGGTTCGACCAGTCCGGTGAACTCGTCGGCGCCGCACTCGTGTTGTACCGCCAGCTGCCCAAGGTGAAGAGGTACCTCGCGTACCTGCCGGAGGGCCCCGTGATCAATTGGTACGCCCCCAACCTCGAGGAGTGGCTCCAGCCGATGCTGGCGCACCTCAAGCAGCAGGGCGCCTTCACCGTGAAGATGGGCCCGCCCGTCGTCATCCGCCGCTGGAACTCCACCGCCATCAAGGCCGGGATCCAGGATCCGGAGGTCAAGCGACTGCGTGACGTGGAGGCCTCCGTCATCGAGCCCCGCGCCTTCGAAGTCTCCGACAAGCTCCGCCGGATGGGCTGGCAGCAGGCGGAGGACGGGGGTGCCGGCTTCGGTGACGTCCAGCCCCGGTACGTCTTCCAGGTACCGCTCGCCAACCGGTCGCTGGACGACGTCCTCAAGGGCTTCAACCAGCTGTGGCGCCGCAACATCAAGAAGGCCGAGAAGGCCGGTGTCGAGGTCGTCCAGGGCGGTTACGAGGACCTGCCGATCTGGCAGCAGCTGTACGAGGTGACGGCCGAGCGCGACAAGTTCCGCCCGCGCCCGCTCAGCTACTTCCAGCGCCAGTGGACGGCCCTCAACTCCGAGGACCCCAACCGGATGCGGCTGTACATCGCCAAGCACGAGGGGGAGCCGCTGGCCGCCGCCACGATGCTCACCGTCGGCCAGCACGTCTGGTACTCCTACGGAGCCTCCGCCAACCACAAGCGCGAGGTCCGGCCCTCGAACGCGATGCAGTGGCGCATGCTGCGCGACTCCTACGCGCTCGGCGCAAGCGTCTACGACCTGCGCGGCATCAGTGACACCCTGGACGAGAACGATCACCTGTTCGGCCTGATCCAGTTCAAGGTCGGCACGGGCGGCGAGGCCGTCGAGTACGTCGGCGAGTGGGACTTCCCGCTCAACAAGCTGCTGCACAAGGCGCTCGACATCTACATGTCGCGTCGCTGACCCCGCCCCATCCACACACACCGCACCGCTGCACCACGCAGCTTTTCGAGAGAGGCTCCGGACGGGCATGGCGCTCACGCTCTACGTCGACACCGCGCGCTGGCGTGCGCACCAGAAGCAGATCCAGGACCAGTTCCCCGGGATGATCCCCGTCTGCAAGGGCAACGGCTACGGCTTCGGACACGAGCGGCTGTGCGAGGAGGCGACCCGGATGGGCGCCGACGTCCTCGCGGTCGGCACAACGTACGAGGCCGCCAGCATCAAGGACTGGTTCGGCGGTGACCTGCTCGTCCTCACCCCGTTCCGGCGGGGTGAGGAGCCGGTGCCGCTGCCCGACCGGGTGATCCGCTCGGTGTCCTCGCTGGACGGGGTCCGCGGCCTGGTCGGCGCGCGCGTGGTCATCGAGTGCATGAGCTCGATGCGCCGGCACGGCATCTCCGAGCAGGAGCTCGGCCAGCTGCACTCGGCCATCGAGGACGTCAGGCTGGAGGGCTTCGCCCTGCACCTGCCGCTGGACCGCCCCGACGGCTCCGACGCCGTCGAGGAGGTCATCGGCTGGATGGACCGGCTGCGCGCGGCCAGGCTGCCGCTGCACACCATGTTCGTCAGCCACCTCAAGGCGGCGGAGCTGGAGCGGCTGCGGCAGCAGTTCCCGCAGACCCGCTTCCGCGCCCGAATCGGCACCCGGCTGTGGCTGGGCGACCACGAGGCGACCGAGTACCGCGGCGCGGTACTCGACGTCACCCGGGTCGCCAAGGGCGACCGCTTCGGCTACCGCCAGCAGAAGGCCGCCTCCGACGGCTGGCTGGTCGTCGTCGCCGGCGGCACCTCGCACGGGGTCGGCCTGGAGGCCCCCAAGGCCCTGCACGGGGTGATGCCGCGCGCCAAGGGCGTTGCCCGGGCCGGGCTGGCCACGGTCAACCGGAACCTGTCCCCGTTCGTATGGGCGGGCAAGCAGCGCTGGTTCGCCGAGCCGCCGCACATGCAGGTGTCCATCCTGTTCGTGCCGTCGGACTCTCCCGAACCGAAGGTCGGCGACGAGCTGGTGGCGCACCTGCGCCACACCACGACGCAGTTCGACCGGGTGCTCGACGCCTGAGTCAGTGGCCGGGGCCCCGGCCCCAGTCGACCCGCTGTCCTTCCGAAGGCGCCGCGTCCTGCGGCGCCTTCGCCAGCGTGAAGACGTCCTCGGCACCGTCCAGGACGCCCCCTGAGGGGTCGTCCGAGCCGTCGCGCCGCACCACGTCCCGGTCGGGCAGCAGGATGTCGCGTACGACGACCGCGCACAGGTAGAGCGTGCACAGCAGGTGGGCGGCGATCGCCAGCTGGTAGCCCTCCAGGGGCAGGCCCTGGTGCTTGTCCCCGCTGGTCGTGTAGGCGAGGTAGAACCAGATCCCCAGGAAGTACACGACCTCGCCGGCCTGCCAGATCAGGAAGTCCCGCCAGCGGGGTCGGGCCAGCGCCGCGAGCGGGATGAGCCACAGCACGTACTGGGGCGAGTAGACCTTGTTGACCAGGATGAAGGCGGCCACCAGCAGGAAGGCCAGCTGCGCGAAGCGGGGGCGACGGGGCGCGGTCAGCGCGAGCAGACCGATGGCCGCGCAGAACAGCAGCGTCAGGCCCGTCGCGTAGGTGTTTGCGTCCTCCAGCGGGTTCCCGGAGCGCTGGGAGATCAGCAGCCACACGGAGCCGAAGTCGATGGGCCGCTCCTGGCTGAAGGTGTAGAACTTCTGCCAGCCCTCCCAGGCGAAGAGCATCACGGGCAGGTTCACCACGAGCCAGGAGACGACGGCGCCGCCGGCGGCCGCGCCGAACGCGCGCCACTTCCCGGCCCGCCAGCAGAGCACGAACACGGCCCCGAGCAGCAGGACGGGGTAGAGCTTGGCCGCGGTGGCCAGGCCGATCAGGATGCCGAAGGCCAGCGCCCGGCCGCGCGACCACATGAGCATCGCGGCAGCGGTCAGGGCGATGGCCAGCAGGTCCCAGTTGATGGTCGCGGTGAGCGCGAAGGCGGGCGCGAGGGCGAAGAGCAGGGCGTCCCAGGGCCGGCGGCGGTGGGTGCGGGCCACGCACACGGCGATCACGGCGGCGCAGACCATCAGCATGCCCGCGTTGACCATCCAGTACATCTGCTCCCGGTGCTGCATGGAGCCACTGCCGGGGGTCAGCCAGGAGGCGACCTCCATGAAGAGCCCCGTGAGCACCGGGTACTCCAGGAACTGCATGTCGCCGGGGATCCGGTCGAAGTAGGGCGTGAGGCCGTCGGCGAAGCCGCGTACGACGTAGAGGTGGGGGATGTCCGAGTAGCAGGCGTGGGTGTACTGGGAGCCGGCTCCGCGGAACCACGCCCAGTCGTAGCAGGGCATCTTCTGCACCATGCCGAGGGCGAACATCCCCAGGGCGACGAGCACGACGACGCGCACCGGGGTCAGCCAGTGGCCGCCCAGCCTCGCGTAGCGGCCCAGCGGGCCGCCGATGAGCTCGCTCCCCGCTGCGGCCACCTCGTCCTGCTGGGTGGGCAGTACAGGGCTTTCCTCGTGCACCTTCGTCATGCGCACATCCTGCCGTACCGCGCCGGGCATGGGAGAGGGCCGCCGCACTTGGTGCGACGGCCCTCCACCCGTATGTCCCGGGGCGCCCGGTCAGCCTCCCGTGGCGCCCCCTATCGGGAAGCCTCCGTTGCCGCCGCCGTTCGTCACGCCACCCGGTCTCCCGCCGCTCTTGGTGGGGGAGGGCGACACCGATTGCGACCCACTGGGACTGGGGTCCGGTTCGCAGATCGCCCACGGCTTGCAGGACGGCTTGACACCGTGCGAGCGGGACGGCGAGGGGGACGGAGTGAGCGACGGGCTCATCGACGGGGACGGCGAGGGCGAGGGGGACGGTGAGGGGGACGGTGAGGGGGCACCGGAGGCGTCCGCGACGACGCCGATCTTGTCCGGCTCCGGGAAGTCCGACTCCGGGAGGTCCTTCAGCGCGTCCTTCATGTACTTGGTCCAGATCTCGGCCGGGATGTCACCACCGTGGAGGGACGGGATGTTGCCCACGCCCTTCATCGAGATCAGTTCCTTCTTCGCCGCGTTGGGGTCGGAGCGGAACAGGGTCACGGAGGTGGACAGCTCGGGGGTGTAGCCGACGAACCAGGCCGACATGTTGTCGTCGGTGGTACCGGTCTTGCCCGCGGCGGGCCGACCCAGCTTCTTCGCCTTGGTACCGGTGCCGTTCTCGACGACGTTGCGCAGGACCTTGGTGATGTTGTCGGCGATGGAGTTGTCCATGGCCTGCTGTGCCTTGGGCGCCTCGAACCCGGGGACGTCCTTGCCGTTCTTCTGGACGCTGCGCACCGAGTAGGGCTCGTGGTGCGTGCCGGAGGCCGCGAAGGTGGCGTAGGCGTCGGCCATCCGGATGGCGCTGGGGGTCGAGTTGCCGAGCGCGAACGACGCGACGTCCTCCTTGTCCATCGTCTCGGGCAGGATGCCCGAGGCCTTGGCGACCTCCCTGACCTTGCTGTGACCGACGTCGAAGACGAGCTGGGCGAACGGGACGTTGATGGACTTCTCCATCGCCTCGTTCAAGGTCACGTAGCCGTAGGCGGTCGAGCTCTCGTTCTTCTGCCGGAAGGGCTTCCCCGAGCCGTCGCGCAGCGGCTTGCCATCACGGTTGTTGATCACCGTGAGGTCGTTGGCCATGTACTTGCTGTCGGCCGAGATCCCCTCGCCGTCCGAGTTCTTCGTGCCGTACTGCATGGCCGCCGCGAGGACGAACGGCTTCCAGGTCGAGCCGACCTGGACACCCGAGGTGTTGGCGTTGTTGTTGAAGTACTTCTTGTCCATGCCCGGGCCGCCATACAGGGCGACGATGGCTCCGGTCTTCACGTCCACCGAAGAGGCGCCGAACTGTACGAAGGTGTCGGTGTCGGGCCGCTTCTTCTCGTCGATCAGCCCGTCACGGGTCTC carries:
- the rplI gene encoding 50S ribosomal protein L9, whose amino-acid sequence is MKIILTHEVSGLGTAGDVVDVKDGYARNYLVPRGFAIRWTKGGEKDVAQIRRARKIHEIATIEQANEFKAKLENVKVRLATRAGDAGRLFGSVTPSDIATAIEASGGPKVDKRRVELGSPIKTLGSYQVSVRLHADVAATVGIEVVAA
- the rpsR gene encoding 30S ribosomal protein S18, encoding MAKPPVRKPKKKVCAFCKDKTAYVDYKDTNMLRKFISDRGKIRARRVTGNCTQHQRDVATAVKNSREMALLPYTSTAR
- a CDS encoding single-stranded DNA-binding protein, with translation MAGETVITVVGNLVDDPELRFTPSGAAVAKFRVASTPRTFDKQTNEWKDGESLFLTCSVWRQAAENVAESLQRGMRVIVQGRLKQRSYEDREGVKRTVYELDVEEVGPSLKNATAKVAKTTGRGGQGGYGGGGGGQQQGGGGGNWGGAPSGGAAPQGGGAPSDDPWASSAPAGGQQQGGGGGGWGGSSGGSGGGYSDEPPF
- the rpsF gene encoding 30S ribosomal protein S6, producing MRHYEVMVILDPDLEERAVSPLIENFLSVVREGNGKVEKVDTWGRRRLAYEIKKKPEGIYSVIDLQAEPAVVKELDRQLNLNESVLRTKVLRPETH
- a CDS encoding lipid II:glycine glycyltransferase FemX, whose translation is MSLSLRTISREQHLGYLQSLPSASHCQVPAWADVKNEWRSENLGWFDQSGELVGAALVLYRQLPKVKRYLAYLPEGPVINWYAPNLEEWLQPMLAHLKQQGAFTVKMGPPVVIRRWNSTAIKAGIQDPEVKRLRDVEASVIEPRAFEVSDKLRRMGWQQAEDGGAGFGDVQPRYVFQVPLANRSLDDVLKGFNQLWRRNIKKAEKAGVEVVQGGYEDLPIWQQLYEVTAERDKFRPRPLSYFQRQWTALNSEDPNRMRLYIAKHEGEPLAAATMLTVGQHVWYSYGASANHKREVRPSNAMQWRMLRDSYALGASVYDLRGISDTLDENDHLFGLIQFKVGTGGEAVEYVGEWDFPLNKLLHKALDIYMSRR
- a CDS encoding alanine racemase, with amino-acid sequence MALTLYVDTARWRAHQKQIQDQFPGMIPVCKGNGYGFGHERLCEEATRMGADVLAVGTTYEAASIKDWFGGDLLVLTPFRRGEEPVPLPDRVIRSVSSLDGVRGLVGARVVIECMSSMRRHGISEQELGQLHSAIEDVRLEGFALHLPLDRPDGSDAVEEVIGWMDRLRAARLPLHTMFVSHLKAAELERLRQQFPQTRFRARIGTRLWLGDHEATEYRGAVLDVTRVAKGDRFGYRQQKAASDGWLVVVAGGTSHGVGLEAPKALHGVMPRAKGVARAGLATVNRNLSPFVWAGKQRWFAEPPHMQVSILFVPSDSPEPKVGDELVAHLRHTTTQFDRVLDA
- a CDS encoding glycosyltransferase family 87 protein, which codes for MTKVHEESPVLPTQQDEVAAAGSELIGGPLGRYARLGGHWLTPVRVVVLVALGMFALGMVQKMPCYDWAWFRGAGSQYTHACYSDIPHLYVVRGFADGLTPYFDRIPGDMQFLEYPVLTGLFMEVASWLTPGSGSMQHREQMYWMVNAGMLMVCAAVIAVCVARTHRRRPWDALLFALAPAFALTATINWDLLAIALTAAAMLMWSRGRALAFGILIGLATAAKLYPVLLLGAVFVLCWRAGKWRAFGAAAGGAVVSWLVVNLPVMLFAWEGWQKFYTFSQERPIDFGSVWLLISQRSGNPLEDANTYATGLTLLFCAAIGLLALTAPRRPRFAQLAFLLVAAFILVNKVYSPQYVLWLIPLAALARPRWRDFLIWQAGEVVYFLGIWFYLAYTTSGDKHQGLPLEGYQLAIAAHLLCTLYLCAVVVRDILLPDRDVVRRDGSDDPSGGVLDGAEDVFTLAKAPQDAAPSEGQRVDWGRGPGH
- a CDS encoding transglycosylase domain-containing protein; the protein is MSEHRRKPQQPQSGGRAAARKAAQQRPGRGAGSGRDVPTSSPSGSYQEQSGHGSRADARRSAGRGPSGGGAAGAGRGPGRPNKRFINYPRSDKAGWKRFVPSWKLVSGTALGFFAIIIAGAGIGIASVNTPDANKTAAAQNNVFYWADDTQMVATGGSVNRQIVPIDKIPRSMQNAVIAAENESFESDKGVDPMGIARAVWNMAKGGSTQGGSTITQQYVKNTYLDSDQTLKRKVTELFISIKLGVSEKKNTILAGYLNTAYYGRDAYGIQAAARAYFGKDCDQLTPSESAFLAAVLKGPNLYNPDGGIGTAATPELNTERAKKRWAWVLDREVTVGRMQQSERDQFKEFPKLAESAQAAGMSGQIGYLVETAKLYMTKTKGITIDDLAKGGYQIHTTFRKEKVDALVKAVEETRDGLIDEKKRPDTDTFVQFGASSVDVKTGAIVALYGGPGMDKKYFNNNANTSGVQVGSTWKPFVLAAAMQYGTKNSDGEGISADSKYMANDLTVINNRDGKPLRDGSGKPFRQKNESSTAYGYVTLNEAMEKSINVPFAQLVFDVGHSKVREVAKASGILPETMDKEDVASFALGNSTPSAIRMADAYATFAASGTHHEPYSVRSVQKNGKDVPGFEAPKAQQAMDNSIADNITKVLRNVVENGTGTKAKKLGRPAAGKTGTTDDNMSAWFVGYTPELSTSVTLFRSDPNAAKKELISMKGVGNIPSLHGGDIPAEIWTKYMKDALKDLPESDFPEPDKIGVVADASGAPSPSPSPSPSPSPSPSMSPSLTPSPSPSRSHGVKPSCKPWAICEPDPSPSGSQSVSPSPTKSGGRPGGVTNGGGNGGFPIGGATGG